ACTAAATATCTATACCAGTAAGAAACGGCACCAATAAAAACGGCGCTTCAGCGCCGTTTTTTATCTAAGCTTGTCCACTCGATTGGCATCCACTAGGCCCAGTACCACTCCCGACAGCAAGCCGGCTAAGTGAGCCGTGTTGGCAATCGCCATAAACGGTTGCACAAAGCCAAGTACCAGCCATACCAGCATAAAACCAATCACAGGCTTTGCGAGCGTCAATCCCAGTTGAGGCGCTTTATAACCTAACATCCAGAGATAGCCGACTAACGCATACACAACCCCAGATAAACCGCCAAAGTTGGCCCCTTCGACCCAATATTGACCAGCGCCAGATAGCGCCGCGGAAACCGCAAAAATCTGCATCAGTTTGCTCGAGCCTAACCGCTGCTCTATATCGCCACCAAGTTGCCACCACCACAACAAATTGAACGCTATATGCATCACTGAAAAGTGCAGTAGCGCATGGCTAAACCAGCGCCATAGCTGCCATTGTTGACCGTCAATCGCAGGAAAATGCAACGCGTCAAACACGCCGCGTCCACTTCCCAATTGCTGCAATACGAACATCACCAGGCAGGTAAACATGATGGCCAATGTTATCGGCCCCGCTTTGGCTTTGACCATAGCCAGCATACTCGGAGAGTGATACTTAAATGCGTTGCGGCGGGTTTCAGCAAGCTCCCATGAAGCCGCTTGATACTTACTGGCATTGGGGTTAGCGAGAAACTGATTGAGCTCAGCTTCCGCTTCTATTTGGTGTTCTGATTGGAGTAACCAGAGTGCAAACTGTCCCTCGCCCTCAGGCATCATCTGCACATCGATCTGCCGTGAGGCCATGTAATCAATGAACGCTTGAGCCATTCTTGGATTATTGAGAGTGATCAGTCGCACCATACTACTATCCTAGATTCGATTCCGTCGGAAGCCCGGCTCTGTGCCAAGCTTCAAAACCACCGTCGACACTATACACCTGCTCGAAGCCTTGGTTAACCAAATATTGCGCCGCACCTTGGCTGCTGATGCCGTGATAACACATCACCAAGACCGGCTGGTCAAACTCGACCTCGTTCATAAACGTCACCATAGTATCATTGGTCAGGTGGAAAGCGTGTTGAGCATGGTTGACCGCAAAAGACTGCGGGTCACGAATATCGACCATACGCGCCTGCCCTTGCGCTAATAATGCTTGAGCGCCTGACACATCGATATGTTTAAACTGATCCATAACCTTTCTCTTTTATCACTGAATTATCTCACGCCATTGTAACCTATCCAGTGGTCAACAAGTACTCTATGGCTGTAGGGTTATCCACCAGCGATCATAATTCAACCATTTGTGGATAAGTTTGTGGATTACGTTGATAAGGTGTTTTGAGCAACTTGGATCCACAACATATAGTGATGATCCTTATTTGATTGTGTGTAAAGAGAAAACTATCCCCATCGACAACAGCGATGCCAACCCTTTATTCACCCTGCTTTCTGACAGATAGCCAAGAAACTTCTCACAGAGTTACCCACAGGACAGATTGGGCAAAACGATCCCTTTAGCTCGCTTTGCGGTGATCAGATAATAAAAAAGCCGAGATCTTTCGATCTCGGCTTTTTCGTCATCTGTGTTGAGCGACTTAGAATTCACCCACCGCTGCTTTAAGCTTTTTCATTGCATTCTTCTCAAGCTGTCGAATGCGCTCCGCAGACACATTGTAGGTTTCAGCCAGTTCTTGCAACGTCGCCTTACTGTCTTCTAACCAACGCGAGCGCACTATGTGCTGACTACGCTCGTCCAAGCTGCTCAACGCTAAGCTGAGACGATTATTGGTGTGTGCTTCCCAGTTGGCGGCTTCGACATTGTCTGCAACGTCTGACGACTTGTCTTCCAAATACACCATAGGGGCGGTATAGGCTGACGCTGAGTCATCGTCGTCGTTTGGCATCTCGAACGCTGCGTCTTGTGCGGCCAGACGAGACTCCATTTCGCGGACTTCAGCTGGCTCTACACCAAGCTCTTTAGCCACTGTCTCGACTTCGCCATTGTTAAACCAACCCAGGCGCTTTTTCGACTTACGCAAGTTAAAAAACAGTTTGCGCTGCGCTTTGGTGGTAGCAATTTTGACGATACGCCAGTTGCGCAATACGTATTCATGGATTTCAGCTTTAATCCAATGCACAGCGAAAGAGACCAAACGTACACCCACTTCTGGGTTGAAGCGCTTAACGGCTTTCATTAGGCCAATGTTGCCTTCTTGAACAAGGTCGGCCATTGGAAGGCCGTAACCAGAATAACCTCGAGCGACGTGTACCACGAAGCGCAAGTGCGAAAGGATCAGACCTTTTGCCGCCTCGATTTCACCGTCGTAATGCAGTCTCTCAGCAAGTTCACGTTCCTCTTCAGCAGTCAGCATTGGGTAGCTATTTACTGAGCGGATATAGCTGTCTAAGCTATCTTGTGTAACAACCGCCATTGGATATGCTTGGTTAGTCATTCCGTTCCTCATCAATCTCTGATCTGGACTAAGTTTTAACCCATCAATCTTGAACCTAAAATGAACAAGATTCAAGCAGGGGAAAGCAATTATGCATAAACAAATCGTCTATACAAGTAGGAAGTATACGGTAGCGTCTACTTTTTTCAATAGTATGACAACGTCCAAGTCAAAGGGTTCCCACTACACCGGCTCAATCTCTTTTAAATGACGTTGAGCGGATACTTTGGCTGCCAAACAGCCGAGGAATGTCCCTAGCATCACCAGCAATAAAGACTCATCCCAACTTAGCCCAACTAAGCGGAAACGACTGTCATACAACAAGGCCAACTGTTCGACGCGGCTGTTGAGTAATACGGTGATCAGCGCGGTTAAGATCCATGCACTCACAGCGCCAAGGACACCAAACCACATGCCTGAATAGAGATAGGGACGCAGAATATAGCTGTTGGTCGCACCAATCAGCTTCATGGTTTGAATCTCTTCCTTGTTGGCCAACACATTAAACCTGAGTGTGTTGCCGACAATCAAAAACACCGAGCCTAACATCAACACCGACAGCGTGATCACAATGCCACTCACCAGGTTTTTAATCGCATCAAGGCGAGTCAACCAGTCTTCATCCAGACGCACATCGGTAATCTCTTCCCACTGCGCGACTCGGTCGGCCAACTGCTTGATCATTGGTTGGTCATCCTTGCTTGGTGTGATCACTAATACGCCGGGCAGCGCGTAGTCATCCAGTAGACTGATCGCCTGCTCAAACCCGGAGTATTGGCTTAAGTCATCCAAGCCTTGTTGCGGTGAGATGTATTCCACTTGAGCAACGTCGGCATCACTTTCCAGCTGATCTTTAAGCACCATCACTCGCGCTTCTGGGGTGCGCTCTTGAATATAAGCGCTGACTTGTGACGGGCTGGTCACATCGCTCGAGGCTTGAGCTATGTTTTTGCCCAGCAAATACAACACTGAAGGCATCGCCAATGCCATCGAGATCACCGCCAGCGTCAGCAAGTTACCCAAGGGGCGCTGCCAAAGCTCACGCAATGAGTGCTTGGCCTGTTTAAAGTGCACCTTAAGAAAGCTGTCTTTCTTGACTCGATTCTTGGCGGTCGCGGTCGCTCGGCTGCGAGGTTTATTGGCCATAGTCTTCCACCTCGCTCAAAAATCCTTGATTCAGTTCTAAATGTCGATATTGCGGCCTGGTGTTGACCAAACCTATGTCGTGGGTCGCCAGTAAGATGGTGACTCCAGCACGATTGAACTCTTCAAACAATTTCAGCACGCGATTGGATAGCTCAGGATCTAAGTTACCTGTTGGTTCATCAGCCAGTAACAGCGTGGGACGATTCACCACAGCGCGCGCAATCCCGACACGTTGTTGTTCGCCCCCAGACAATTGGCTGGGCAAACATTTGGCTTTGTCGAGCAAGTCGGTTTTATCCAACGCAGCCGATACGCGACGTTTGATTTCGTTTTCAGTGATCGACTCAATGCGCATCGGCAGGGCGACATTGTCAAACACGGTTCTATCCATCAGCAACCGGTGATCTTGAAACACAATGCCGATATTGCGGCGTAGGAAGGGAATGTCTTTATTCGGAATTCGCGTGATATCGTGACCGTTGAAACTGATCTTACCGTCGGTTGGTCGCTCAATCGCACAAATTAATTTGAGCAGAGTACTCTTACCGGCACCGGAATGGCCGCCAAGAAAAGCCATTTCACCGCGGCGCAGATGAAAATCGACTTTCTGCAGCGCTTGTCGTCCACCGCGATAAGCCTTGCTCACTTGCTGAAACTTTATCACCCGAAATCCCTCTTGCGAACTTCTATACCGTGTTAATAGCGGCGCTTAGTGCGCAGCGAGGACACACCTTGCTGCGCACCCGTGCGATTACTCGTCACGACTAAATAGCGCGTCGATAAACTCTTGTGTCTCAAATGGACGCAGGTCGTCAATACCCTCGCCCACACCAATGTAACGAATTGGGATCTGGAATTGGTCTGCGAGGGCAAAAATCACCCCGCCTTTCGCAGTACCGTCGAGCTTGGTGAGAGTAATGCCGGTCAATGGTGCGACATCACTAAACAGCTTCGCTTGGCTGATGGCATTTTGCCCGGTACCCGCATCCAAGGTCAGCATGATCTCATGCGGTGCAGACCCATCGACTTTCTGCATAACACGCACAATTTTACGCAACTCTTCCATCAAGTTCGCTTTGTTTTGAAGGCGTCCCGCGGTATCAGCGATGACCACGTCAACTCCTTTGGCTTTCGCCGACTCAATGGCGTCGTAGATGACCGACGCACTGTCGGCCCCCGTGTGTTGAGCAACGACAGGCACGTTATTGCGCTCGCCCCACACTTGCAACTGCTCAACCGCAGCAGCACGGAACGTATCACCTGCTGCCAGCATCACTTTCTTACCCTGCGCTTGGAATTGCTTGGCGAGTTTACCGATCGTGGTGGTTTTACCCACACCATTTACACCTACCATCAAAATCACATACGGCGTTTTCTCAGCATCGATTTGCAATGGTTTTTCGACCTGAGACAATATCTCCGCCATCTCTTCTTTCAACAGGCCGTAAAGCGCTTCACCATCTTTCAACTCTTGACGGGACGCTTTTTCGGTTAAGTTGTCGATGATTTTCAGTGTGGTATCCATACCGACATCGGCGATCAACAGTTGCTCTTCCAGCTCTTCAAACAGTTCATCATCGATCTGCTTACCTTTGAAGAGACCAAAGAAACCAGCACCGATATTGGCTTTGGTGCGGGCTAAACTACGCTTGAGACGCGCAAAAAAGCCTTCACTCGGCTTTTCTTGTTCGGCGACACGAGGCGCAGCGGCTTGTGGTGGCTCGACAACCTCTACCGGTTCAATGGCTTCTGCTTCTGCTTCTGCTTCTGCTTCTGCTTCTGCTTCTGCTTCTGCTTCTGCTTCTGCTTCTGCTTCTGCTTCTGCTTCTGCTTCTGCTTCTGCTTCTGCTTCTGCTTCTGCTTCTGCTTCTGCTAGCTCAGTCTTCGGCTCTACTTCAGGTTCGTCAAGCGCTGGTGAGGGTTCGTCGTTTGACTGTTGTTCGGTCGGTTGTTGTTCTTCGGCGGATTGCTTAGTTGGCTCATCGTCACCAAAACCAAGCCATGAGAGTAATCCGCGCTTCTTTTTTTCCGTCATCTGGGGCTATCCTAGATCGTCTTAATTAACTCAGACTCTTTTTTGCCGTGTTTGTTGTCGGCAACAAAAGAAAAATGACAGCAGAGCGAGCAGTTTTCACTATTAGAGTGATGGTATACACTCTGTCATCAACAAATTAGGGCTGTATGTTAGCGCTCAACAGCAGAGCGACTGGCTATAGTATCACTTTATTAGCGGTCAAAAAATCTATGGTAAGACGTCGCCAGCAAAACACATCACAAAAAAAGCCCTCAACCGGCTTTGTTCGTATTATTAGCGGCTTATGGAGAGGACGTAAACTCCCTGTGCACGATGCACAAGGCTTAAGACCCACCACAGACCGCGTTAAAGAAACTCTGTTTAACTGGATCGCACAAGATGTTCCGAGAGCCAAGTGTCTCGACCTGTTTTCAGGATCCGGTGGACTGGCTTTTGAGGCGGCATCTCGCCAGGCCGATAAGGTAACCTTAATTGAGCTAAACCCGACCGCCTTTAAGCAGTTACAAACCAACATTGCTGCTCTGAACGCCAGTAATCTCAACCCAATCAATAGTGATGCGTTAAACTATTTAAAACAGCAAGGAACGCCACATGATGTGGTGTTTATCGATCCACCTTTCCGCCAAGGCCTTTTAAATGAAGTGACTCAACTCCTTGAGCAGAATGGTTGGCTGGCCGAGCATGCTGTTATCTATGTTGAAACAGAGAAAGAACTCTCGCTCGATGGTGTGATCCCTGCGCACTGGCATCTGCATCGTGAAAAAACTGCAGGCCAAGTGAGCTTCCGCTTGTTTAATCGTCAACCTCTACCGCAAGGACAGTAAAATGAAAGCATTAATATGGTTAGCCAAAGGCGCAATCGGTTTTGTCTGGTTGGTGTTGATTGTCAATATCTTCATGCCTTTTCCCGGCAATGCAGCTATCGCCTTGTACATCATGACCGCCTTTTTGTTCATTATGCATGGCCTGCAAATGGCGATTTTCATCGGTGCATTTGGGGATAAAGTGAAGATAAGCCGTTGGGAAAAATGGTCGATCTTGATATTCGGTATTTTTTCGCTGCTTGATATCCGCCGCAAGTACATGTCTTAAAAAAATAGCCGCTCATCTGAGCGGCTATTTTGTATTGCTAGGCCATATACCCTTTGACCCCATCCAAGAACATCTGGGTCGAAATCATGATCAGCAACAGACCCATCAAACGTTCAACCGCTTTCAATCCCCGCTCACCCAAAATACGGTGGAAGAAGTTATAGAACATCAGAATAAAGAAGGTTACCCCCCAAGCCAGCAAAACCGCGCCAGAGAGCTCTAACAACTTGTCTGGGTGTTGACTGGAAAGCAGCAGCAATGCAGCAATAACCGAGGGCCCGGCGATCATTGGAATCGCCATTGGCACAATAAACGGCTCTTCACCGGCGGCGAGTCCAGTAATACTGCCACCGCTGGGGAAAATCATCTTGATCGCAATAATAAACAGAATGATGCCGCCAGAAATGCTCAAGGTTTCAGGCTGAACGTGAAGGAAGTTAAGAATACTTTTTCCAGCAAACAGGAACAGCATCAAAATCCCAAGGGCAAAGAACAGCTCTCTGATCAAAACTTTACGTCGGCGCTTGGGATCTAAGTGCTTTAAGATCGACAGGACAATAGGCAAATTGCCAAGCGGATCCATGATCAAAAACAGCATGGTCGCGGCAGAAAGAATGTCCATTAGGGACCTCCAAAGTGATAATCAGTCAGGCAAAGCGAAGTCGCGGAAGTATAACAACCTCGTTGCTTAATTTGGAATTATTCTTTTATCGCCATCAGTTGAGCATACGCCCAAGCGGCCGAGATCAGTGCTGACAGACTCGCTCTGCATTCACTGTCCATACACCATCGCACACGATGACTTTCTCTCGCTCAAGAAAGAAATCAAGCAAGCGCTGCAAATCGAAACCCTGACATTTGCAGGTGCGAAAGCGGGCCGCTTCGCCAAATTCAGTGTTAACCCAATGCTCAAGCTCGGCTTTAGTCATCGGGTGCTCTCGCAATGCGGCTAATACTTTGTGGGCGTGAATATCACTGGCCATAGGGCGTCCTCATTAATCGTGTTTGGCTAAGGATATGAGCGAGGCCAGTTATCTTCATTGATTTTAGATAAGTAAAGAAGCAGTAATCAGGCTATGGGCGAGTAGATAACTGCCAGAGATCAGATAACGCCCTTTATCAATCGGATGGCGATAATCATGGATGGCTAGCAGCATTGCCGAAAGGGTTAAGGTTAATGATCCGGTAAAACCGAGCGCACTCGCAACAGTGCGATTGAGCAACCACACCTCACCGGCCGCCCAATTAAGTTGTAGCAGCACCATACCCATCATGACGACAGGAAAAATGAGTCGATCAATTTTGGGCAACAACAGGAAAAAGGCGACGACACCAATGCCTAGCAGCATCGCAGGTAGCCACCATACAATATCACCTGACAGCTTTACCCAGAATGAAGCGCTATAGCAGAGCTGGGCGGTGATGAATCCGGCAAAACAGAGTCTTAGGTGCTTTTTGAGGATATAGAGTCCATCAGCGACGATAGACACAAGCAGTCCCAGCGAGACCCACCAAACAGCGACGCCAATCAGCCTCTCCTGACTCCAAAGCATCACCAGCAGCATCAGCAAGGTTAATGTTTTAAACACCGTTGCTTGTTTGATGTGATTTCCTTCAATCGCGGAAATACTGATATACCCAGACAAGGCAACCGATAGCCAGCCCCACATTCGAACACCTCATAAAAAACGAGCTGCTAGTGTAGGCAGCACGAAAAAGATGTCTAGTTTCGAACGGCAAAACTTGGATCTTGATAATACTTCTCTTGCCGTGCTTTTTTCTCGCCAAACACCCGCAGCTAAACAAGCATGTTGCATTCTAAGCAAATAGCCCCTAGCACCACTGAACGCTCCAAAAGTGAAAAAATCCAAACACCACCCACATGAAAATAGAAAAAACTATTTAATATTAACTGGTTAACTAAGTTCAACTTTGTTGTGAATATGTAAAACCAAAAATTTTAGCTCGATATCGCTGACAAATACCCGCTAACAATATGCAACCAAAACCAAAACCTACACACAGAAAATTTCTAAATAACGGATATGTCCGCTCAGGAAGATCTCAACTACAATAAGCCGCATAAATAGAACAAAACATCACTAGCCAACAATTGGCCAATCTAAAAAATAAATAAAAACAGATATTTATAGTGATAATGTGACAATTTTCAACCGACACAACCACCACCTAACAAGCAAAAAATTTCATTAAACTTACGACAAAAGACATTAATCGACAGGAGAAAAGTTATTTTTTTGGAGCTTAATGACACTTATCCTTGATCTAACCAGTAAAAAGCTGTTATTCTGCTTAACATACCTTCAATCATCAATTTACAGGAGCAGTGCTATGATTTCTTCTTCACAAAAACAAGGACTTGTAATGATCGCCGTTGTCGTAGGCCTAATGACACTGCCGATGATGTACTAAGTTAAAAGACACCAACAAAAAGGGACGCAAATGCGTCCCTTTTTGATATATGTAGCAATTTTTTAGTCATTTAGATGCAAAAATCGGCGACATGTCGACATTTGCAGCAAAGTATAAAAAGTGGGGTTTTGGCCTTCCGATTACAAATGTTTGGACAATTCATCCCAATGAGCATAGTAAAACACCAATGCCGCTAAGGTGATCAAAGTCATCAATGTAATTGCCGCCCGCCACACAAAACGACTGCTGCGCGGCGTAAGTTCTTTCTCACACTCATCACACACTGTCATAAACTGCTTGCGACTGTCTAACTGGAAATCGTGTTCATGGACAATCTTATTGCGTATCGTCGCTATATAACGCAGTTTTTCAATCACATCATGAGGCAAACGCTCTTCACAGCTGGTGATCAGCTGATGCAGTCCTTTTCCATCCGCGTGATATTGAGTTCGTAGTAGCGACTCAAGCTTTCTGGTTCGTGTCACTACGCTTTCGATATCAGACATAACATCCCTCCACGCTCTAAGTTTAGGGGGTATTTGATCCTTCTTCTATCTAATGTCCCACTTTTTATTCCGCTTGCAAACCGATTTGTATAAAAGAATCAAAGAGTAAAAAACGTTGCGACATCAAACCCCGATCAAGTGTGATATGCCTCGAATAAATTTGTCACACTGGTCACTTTGTTTTTGCAGCAAGACCCGTGCCCAGAATCATTAGTAAAATATCGCTAGTATGAGCACAAACCATAGGGGATACGAATATCATGCCGATCACGTTGTTTATTGCTATTGCTGTTATTGCCCTTGTTAGTGGCTGGGCGTTCACACATCTATACCGTAAACACATTCAAGGGGAAAATGCACCGGAGCAACACATTGAGGTGACGATTCTTGATAAACAGTCGATTGCCATTGACGACCCTCAACCAGGAGAAGAAGACCAAGAGTACTGGATCTACGTGCAAAAAGGACGCATTGGCCCTAAGCGCGAGTTTCAAGTTGGCGTGCACTACTTCCATGCCCTCAACCCCGGCGATCAAGGCATACTCACGTATAGAGGGGACACCTTCATTCACTTCGCGCTAAACCGCTAGGGCAGTAACCAACGCGTATTGCTTGAGCGTGACAGCAGATAACTCAGCCCTAAGGCGCCACAACCACTGAGCACAGTCCAAACCGGTATGACCCACAATGGGTGCCCTTGATACCAACCGAAGGTTTTCATCGGCCACAAAAAAATGGGGTGTAGCAAGTAGATACCCAAACTGTGTTGGCTAATCACGCTCAATACACCTTGGGTTCGGCTTGATAGCCGCTCGGTAAAATAACGACATAGCATGAACACCATACTCGCCGCCAAGACCACATTCAGGGTTTTGTATGACAGCCAACGGCCCACACTATACTTTTCAGCAGCCAAGCTATCGCCAATCACCATCCAAGCCGTTGTGGCTAAAGCCAGCGCACCGAACAAGGTAAACAGCAAGACACTGCCACGCCCGATGGGAACGCGTTGATAAAGTAAGTAACCGAGCGGTAAGTAGCCACTGTACAGCCACATTTGATTACTCCATACGCCGTCGATCCCCGCCAGATAGAGCAGCGTGGTGAAAAGCCATAAGGCAACGTATAGGTAGAGCGAATGATTACCGTACTGGCGCAGCACAAATTGAAAAAAAGGAATCAAAAAATAGAGCGGAATAAAGTAGTAAAAGAAGCCGAGATGGTAGTAGGTGGCATGCCACGGGCTTTGGGTCAGAACCTGCTCGGTCACGCTCACATCGTAGCCGTTTAATGTGACTCCAGAGAGCAAAGCGTAAAATAGCGACCAAACCACAAACGGCACCAACACTTTACCCAGCCGACGCTTCAGATAATAGCGAAGGTCAAATGGGCGACGGTCGGTCAGCATTAACGCGCCGGTGATCATAATGAACACCGGCACTGCCCAGCGAGAAACGCTATTGATGGTCACCGCGCTGGCCCAAGCATCGAATGAGATCAGACCAAGCTGCTGACGATACGGCGCTAATACGTGAATCGCTATCACCGCTATCGCCGCAACGCAGCGCAACGTATCAAAAAACAGTACCCTTTCTCTCACACAGTACCTCATTACTTGGTGATAAATAGCTTAGTGATAAATCACTGGTGGATATCAGGCGACTATAGCAACAAAAAAGCTGACCTAGGTATCGGCTAGGTCAGCTTTTGGTTAACACTGTTGGCGATTGACTAGGCGGTCACTTGATTCAGTTTAGGCAATCTTAACGAGATAATGCTGGTCAGGAGCAAGAATGCAGCCGATACCCACAAACAGGCAGAGAGTCCCGCCATTTGGAATACCCACCCGGAGAGAATGGTACCAATCAAGCGCCCCATCGCATTGGCCATGTAATAGAATCCAACATCGAGTGAGACACCATCTCCTTTGGCATAACTGACAATCAAGTAGGAGTGTAGTGATGAGTTGACGGCAAAAATCGCTCCAAACAGCATCAGTCCGCCGACAATCACCAACTGTGGCTGCCAGCCAATCTGTACGGCATAGGCTATCGACGCCGTCACCAAAGTCAGCAACCCGGCCCAGAGCAGAGCCGCCTGTCCGTCGGGCACTTTTCCTTGCGCCTTACCGGTAATTCGTGGCGCGACGCCTTGCACAAACCCATAAGCAATGGTCCACGCGGCAAGAAAGCCACCGACCGATAGGTGTGACCAACCAAATACCGAGCCAAGATAGATAGGCAGCGCCACGACAAACCAAACGTCCCGCGCTCCAAATAGGAACAAGCGCGCCGCCGATAAGATATTAATCGACTCCGACTTAGAGAAAATCTGGATAAATTTAGGCTTGTTTTTGGCCTTACCCATATTGCTCTCAAGTCCAATCAGGCTGCCAATGAAGACCAACGTCAGCACACTGGCCATCAACAATACCGCGTATTTAAAGCCCACCAGCGACAGCAATAAACCACCGATAAAAAAGCCCGCCCCTTTCAGCGCGTTTTTCGAACCGGTTAATATGGCAACCCACTTGTACAGCGCACCTTGCTGCTCGTCTGGCACCAAGGTCTTAATCGAGCTCTTGGCACTCATCTTGTTCAAATCTTTGGCAATACCAGACAGAGCCTGAGCTGCCATCACCCAAGGGATGGTCAACCAACTTGTCGGAACCGCTAACATCGCCAAGGCAAAGATCTGCATTCCAAGGCCAATATTCATGGTCTTATTCAGCCCCAGACGCGCCCCCAGCCAACCACCGATTAAGTTGGTCACGACACCAAAGAACTCATAAAACAAGAACAGGGAGGCAATCTCTAAGGTGGAGTAGCCCAGATCATGAAAATAGAGCACGACCAACATTCGCAATGCACCATCGGTGATGGTGAAGTTCCAGTAATTGAAAGTCACCAGCATGTACTGGCGAACGCTTTTACTCAAACTCGATAACATGTGTTCTCACCTTTTGCTTGGTTCGATAACAAGGGCTTTTGACCTATGGGTGACCAAAAGCCCTTAACCGGACTATCGCGCCGCTACCGAGGTAATGTATTCAAGCTGTACTGGCTTGGTAAATGCCCCTGGTCTTAGTGCTTGCACCTGCTCGATAATGCGCTCTAAAGGCCATTCCTTTTCAAGCAGTAAATGCGCCGCAAACAGGCCTGTACGACCCGAGCCCCCCATACAGTGCATAGCGACTTTGCCACCACGATCAACAATCTTGTGTAGAACCGGACTTGCTTGCTGCCACTTAGCCGCAAAACCTTCACCCGGTGCACAGTCATCTTCAATCTCGATTTGGAACCACTGCATACCGAGTTGCTGCGCCTCACGGCCCAACGCCTCCACTTGTTTACTGGCTAACTCAGCATCATCGAGCGCGGTGACGATCGCTTCGACACCTTGTTGCTTGAGTTGAGCCAACGACGTATTAAGGTCGACGCCTTTGGTCCCTGGGCAGGGAGTAAGAACCAGCGCGCCACTGTCTAGATTTAATTGCCAGGTTGGGTGTGTCATCACTATCTCCTTACGCTAAACCGACTTTACGCACCAGTTCGGCAGTGCGAGTCGCGTAGCCCATCTCATTGTCGTACCACGCATAAATTTTAACCATGCGAGTCCCAACGACCATAGTGGACTGCGCATCGACGATGGTCGAACGCTGGTCACCACGATAATCAATCGAGACTAAAGGACGCTCTTCAAAACCAAGAATGCCTTGCAGTTCACCTTGAGCGGCCTCTTTCAGCAGGGCGTTGACCTCCTCAGCGGTGGTATCACGTTTCACATCAAAGATGATGTCGGTCAGCGAGGCGTTCGCCAGCGGTACGCGTACCGCGTGTCCGTTGATCTTACCCTGCAATTCAGGGAAGATTTCGACAATCGCGGTCGCACTGCCTGTGGTGGTTGGGATCAAACTCATGCCACAAGCGCGCGCACGACGTAAATCCTTATGCGGTGCATCGAGAATCGTTTGAGTATTGGTTAAGTCATGAATCGTGGTAAATGAAGACTGCTCGATACCGAGTTTCTCATGAATCACTTTCACTACTGGCGCAATACAGTTGGTGGTACACGACGCCGCTGTGACGATACGATGAAGACTCGGGTCGAAAATTTCATCGTTAACGCCAACCACGATATTCGCCACACCCGGCTCTTTCACTGGTGCCGATACCACTACGCGCTTGACCCCTTGTTCCAAATACAAGTTGAGCAACTCAGT
The sequence above is drawn from the Vibrio sinaloensis genome and encodes:
- the glpG gene encoding rhomboid family intramembrane serine protease GlpG, whose amino-acid sequence is MVRLITLNNPRMAQAFIDYMASRQIDVQMMPEGEGQFALWLLQSEHQIEAEAELNQFLANPNASKYQAASWELAETRRNAFKYHSPSMLAMVKAKAGPITLAIMFTCLVMFVLQQLGSGRGVFDALHFPAIDGQQWQLWRWFSHALLHFSVMHIAFNLLWWWQLGGDIEQRLGSSKLMQIFAVSAALSGAGQYWVEGANFGGLSGVVYALVGYLWMLGYKAPQLGLTLAKPVIGFMLVWLVLGFVQPFMAIANTAHLAGLLSGVVLGLVDANRVDKLR
- the glpE gene encoding thiosulfate sulfurtransferase GlpE — encoded protein: MDQFKHIDVSGAQALLAQGQARMVDIRDPQSFAVNHAQHAFHLTNDTMVTFMNEVEFDQPVLVMCYHGISSQGAAQYLVNQGFEQVYSVDGGFEAWHRAGLPTESNLG
- the rpoH gene encoding RNA polymerase sigma factor RpoH; the protein is MTNQAYPMAVVTQDSLDSYIRSVNSYPMLTAEEERELAERLHYDGEIEAAKGLILSHLRFVVHVARGYSGYGLPMADLVQEGNIGLMKAVKRFNPEVGVRLVSFAVHWIKAEIHEYVLRNWRIVKIATTKAQRKLFFNLRKSKKRLGWFNNGEVETVAKELGVEPAEVREMESRLAAQDAAFEMPNDDDDSASAYTAPMVYLEDKSSDVADNVEAANWEAHTNNRLSLALSSLDERSQHIVRSRWLEDSKATLQELAETYNVSAERIRQLEKNAMKKLKAAVGEF
- the ftsX gene encoding permease-like cell division protein FtsX encodes the protein MANKPRSRATATAKNRVKKDSFLKVHFKQAKHSLRELWQRPLGNLLTLAVISMALAMPSVLYLLGKNIAQASSDVTSPSQVSAYIQERTPEARVMVLKDQLESDADVAQVEYISPQQGLDDLSQYSGFEQAISLLDDYALPGVLVITPSKDDQPMIKQLADRVAQWEEITDVRLDEDWLTRLDAIKNLVSGIVITLSVLMLGSVFLIVGNTLRFNVLANKEEIQTMKLIGATNSYILRPYLYSGMWFGVLGAVSAWILTALITVLLNSRVEQLALLYDSRFRLVGLSWDESLLLVMLGTFLGCLAAKVSAQRHLKEIEPV
- the ftsE gene encoding cell division ATP-binding protein FtsE; this translates as MIKFQQVSKAYRGGRQALQKVDFHLRRGEMAFLGGHSGAGKSTLLKLICAIERPTDGKISFNGHDITRIPNKDIPFLRRNIGIVFQDHRLLMDRTVFDNVALPMRIESITENEIKRRVSAALDKTDLLDKAKCLPSQLSGGEQQRVGIARAVVNRPTLLLADEPTGNLDPELSNRVLKLFEEFNRAGVTILLATHDIGLVNTRPQYRHLELNQGFLSEVEDYGQ
- the ftsY gene encoding signal recognition particle-docking protein FtsY translates to MTEKKKRGLLSWLGFGDDEPTKQSAEEQQPTEQQSNDEPSPALDEPEVEPKTELAEAEAEAEAEAEAEAEAEAEAEAEAEAEAEAEAEAEAEAEAEAIEPVEVVEPPQAAAPRVAEQEKPSEGFFARLKRSLARTKANIGAGFFGLFKGKQIDDELFEELEEQLLIADVGMDTTLKIIDNLTEKASRQELKDGEALYGLLKEEMAEILSQVEKPLQIDAEKTPYVILMVGVNGVGKTTTIGKLAKQFQAQGKKVMLAAGDTFRAAAVEQLQVWGERNNVPVVAQHTGADSASVIYDAIESAKAKGVDVVIADTAGRLQNKANLMEELRKIVRVMQKVDGSAPHEIMLTLDAGTGQNAISQAKLFSDVAPLTGITLTKLDGTAKGGVIFALADQFQIPIRYIGVGEGIDDLRPFETQEFIDALFSRDE